A window of the Apostichopus japonicus isolate 1M-3 chromosome 8, ASM3797524v1, whole genome shotgun sequence genome harbors these coding sequences:
- the LOC139971539 gene encoding betaine--homocysteine S-methyltransferase 1-like, whose amino-acid sequence MEKSKKGLLERLDEGVVIGDGSFVVTLERRGYVLAGTSTPEAAVQHPDAVRQLHREYLRAGADVMQTFSFNSADDKLIVTGVYEEVINCSTINTAACDIARQVASEGDALVAGSVSPVQSFMDSKGKDVVMTEFEKQVNVFTEKNVDFLLGEFFGYVQEAEWAIEAMKQVSLPVACSMKIGLMGDMAGISPQECAVRMAKAGADVVGINCLFDPFICLETMKMMKDALDEAGLVCHLMAQPVGWHTTELRDDVRGYQALPEYPLAMEPRLLTRTDARTFARAAYNLGIRYIGGCCGFEPYHIRAIAEELAAERGKRPPGQDKSANYTLLAKSLAKEQRKRASRKYWEDLIPATGRTKMKILTEIKE is encoded by the exons ATGGAG aaatcaAAGAAAGGGTTACTAGAAAGATTAGATGAAGGTGTGGTAATCGGCGATGGTAGTTTCGTTGTCACTTTGGAACGCCGAGGATATGTTTTAGCTGGAACATCAACACCAGAGGCTGCAGTTCAACATCCTGATGCAG TGAGACAGCTTCATCGCGAGTATTTGAGAGCTGGCGCAGATGTGATGCAGACGTTTAGTTTCAACTCCGCTGACGATAAATTAATCGTGACAGGTGTATACGAGGAAGTTATCAAT TGCAGTACAATTAACACAGCAGCATGTGACATAGCGCGACAGGTCGCATCGGAGGGCGATGCTCTGGTGGCAGGCAGCGTTTCTCCGGTTCAAAGCTTCATGGATAGTAAAGGCAAGGACGTTGTCATGACAGAATTTGAGAAACAAGTCAACGTCTTCACGGAGAAAAACGTTGACTTCCTTTTAGGAGAG tttttcGGATATGTGCAGGAAGCAGAGTGGGCAATTGAGGCAATGAAGCAAGTTTCACTACCTGTTGCTTGTTCAATGAAGATTGGACTAATGGGTGACATGGCAGGAATATCACCACAAGAATGTGCGGTCAGAATGGCGAAGGCag GAGCAGACGTCGTTGGCATCAATTGCTTATTTGATCCCTTCATCTGTTTGGAgacgatgaagatgatgaaAGATGCTCTAGACGAGGCGGGATTAGTCTGCCATTTGATGGCACAGCCAGTAGGATGGCATACAACTGAGTTACGTGATGACGTCAGAGGGTATCAGGCTCTTCCAGAGTACCCATTGG CCATGGAGCCTCGCTTATTGACTAGAACCGACGCTCGGACATTTGCGAGAGCTGCCTATAACCTCGGGATTCGTTATATCGGTGGCTGTTGTGGGTTCGAACCGTATCACATCAGAGCTATTGCGGAAGAG CTCGCTGCAGAAAGAGGTAAACGACCACCAGGGCAAGACAAAAGCGCGAATTACACTTTGTTGGCGAAGAGTTTAGCCAAGGAGCAAAGAAAACG GGCCTCACGGAAGTACTGGGAGGATCTTATTCCAGCTACCGGTCGCACCAAGATGAAAATTCTGACGGAAATTAAAGAGTAG